Proteins encoded in a region of the Paenibacillus sp. W2I17 genome:
- a CDS encoding DUF952 domain-containing protein has translation MIYSIISRSLWEQVSKGTEYAPDSLETDGFIHCSTKEQIPWVAGQYYAGRTDLLLLSIDEKALKPELVYEDLYELNELYPHIYGELNLDAVRKVIPFEPNADGTFSFPE, from the coding sequence ATGATCTATAGTATTATTTCCCGTTCGTTGTGGGAGCAAGTGTCAAAGGGGACTGAGTATGCACCAGATAGCCTGGAGACAGACGGATTCATTCATTGTTCCACTAAGGAACAGATCCCATGGGTAGCCGGGCAATATTATGCAGGCCGCACAGATCTGTTATTACTTAGTATTGATGAGAAGGCATTGAAGCCAGAACTGGTGTATGAGGATCTCTACGAATTGAATGAACTATATCCACATATCTATGGAGAGCTCAATCTGGATGCGGTTCGCAAAGTCATTCCATTTGAACCGAATGCAGACGGTACATTTTCATTTCCTGAATAA